The DNA region ATCCATGTAGCGCTTGCCACTCGCATCTTGAATAAAGATACCTTCTGCACTGTCTAATGCATTGAGACACGGAGTGGACATGGCCTGATGTAGAAAAACATTACTGTCTCGTTCTAATAACGCTTTGGTATGCTGGTGGCTATGCTGATCATTCCATTGTTCACGAGCGGCAGTAGTATTGATGTCTCCCTCGCTACGAAAGTGCGAGGCACGCATATTGGTCTCATGGGACATGATTAGTCTCTCCAATACATAGCGTGTGACATAGCATCAATAAGGCGATGTATATCATCGGGATACACTTCACCAATGTTACCAATCCGAAAGCAGTCTGCATTGGAGACCTTGCCTGGGTAGATAACAAACCCTTGCTCTTTGAGCCGTAAATAAAACTCATTAAATTGATAGTTTTTGTGGGTTGGCGAATAAAAAGCGGTGATGATCGGTGAGTGCAAGTTATCTGCTAATAAGGTGTTAAACCCTAAACGGCGCATGCCAGCCACGAGGTTTTTTTGGTTAGTTGCATATCGCTTGGCTCGAGAGTGGATTCCTCCTTCCTCTTCAAGTTCCATCAGAGCTTGGTAAAAAGCTCTGACAGTATGAGTTGGTGAGGTAAAGCGCCACTTGCCCTGATGGTTTTGCATGCATAGCCATTGATCGTATAAATCAAGGCTTAGAGAGCGAGCCTGGCCTTTACATTGCTCAAGCTGTGATTGTTTTGCGATGATAAAGCCAAATCCTGGTACTCCTTGTACACATTTATTGGCAGAACTGATCATAAAGTCGACGTCTAAGTCACCAATATCCATGTTGATGCCCGCAAAACTCGACATGGCATCAAGGATCACAACCTTGTTATGACGTTTTGCTACAGCAATAAGCTCTTGAATCGGATTCAATATACCTGTCGTTGTTTCGCAATGAACTAAGGCAAAATGGGTAATACTAGGATCTTCAATGAGTAAGGTTTCCAACTGCGTAACAGACGGCACATTGGTTTCACCAGGGCTAAGTAATTGGCAGTCAATCTTCAAATAACGAGCGATTTGCGCCATTCTTGCCCCATAAGCGCCATTATTTATCACCAGTAATTTTCCGTTAACTGGTAGAGACGATCCTATGGTTGATTCCACACAAGCAGTGCCACTGCCTTGCATTAAAACACTGGTATAGCCGGCATGTTTGGTGGCTAAGGTGACAAGTTTGCAGCGGATAACTTCGACGATGTCTTTATTATAATCCGCATCCCACGTACACCAATCTTTGAGCATTGCATTACGAACACCTTCCGATGTGGATAAGGGGCCAGGTGTGAGTAATAGGTATTCGTTTTTCATATTCATTCCTTTGGACTATACCAGTGAATGGAGCGAACTCTATCACTCTCATTTGCGTGGGAAAACCGCCTTTACGTTAATTCATAAAAGTTTCATGTTTGCGCCGTTATTAATCAATAAGCCATACAATTATCGTAAAAATGCCATTTTTTGTTCATTGGAACGTCATATTTGACCCTTAATCTAGCCACAAATTAACTGGTGCAGACCAATAAATATTCCATAAAGGGAAAAACAATGAACAAGCGTTTTATTAAAGGAACAATGGCCGCTTTAGTTTCTATGCTAGCGACTAATGCTTTTGCCGCAACAGAAGTAACGGTATACACAGCCTTCGAATCCGATATTCTTGCTAAGTATAAAAATGCATTTGAAAAAACCAATCCAGATATTGAAATTAACTGGGTTCGTGACTCTACGGGTATTATGACTGCTAAGTTATTGGCTGAAAAAAATAACCCTCAAGCTGAAGTTGTGTGGGGATTAGCTGGCTCATCAATGGCATTGCTTAAAGAAGAAGGGATTTTAAAAACATACTCTCCAAAAGGATTGGATGAATTACGTTCTGAGTTGAATGATCCACAATCTACTCAAGCATGGTATGGCAATGATGCATTTTTCAACGCTATTTGCTTTAATGAAATCGTAGCTCAGCAACAAAATCTGCCAAAGCCGACATCTTGGGAAGACTTAACTAAGCCTGTGTATAAAGGTCACATTGCAATGCCAAACCCAGCGTCATCGGGTACAGGTTATATGCAGGTTTCTGCTTGGCTGCAAAGTATGGGTGACAACCAAGGTTGGGCTTATATGAAAGATCTACATAGCAATATCGCACATTACACACACTCTGGCTCTAAGCCTTGTGTTCAAGCAGGTATGGGTGAAGTTGCCATCGGTATTTCTATGGCGAGCCGTGGCGCTAAACTAAAAACTCAAGGGGCACCACTGGATGTCATTACTCCTGCTGGCATTGGTTGGGAATCTGAAGCAGTAGGTATCGTTAAAGTATCGGATGCAGCTAAGCGTGTTGTTGACTGGTCTATCTCTAAAGAAGCGAACGAGCTGTATGTTGAAATGTACCCAGTAGTGGGACATAAAGACGTAGAAGCATCAGTGGCTAACTTCCCGAACGTTCAACAAAAAATGGCTAAAATGGACTTTGCTCGTATGGGTAATGAGCGTGCTGATGTTTTGAAAACATGGTCTGATAAATTTGATGGTAAATCAGAAGCTAAATAAGCGCTGCTAACAAAAGCATAAGCAAACATTACGCTAAATAAGACAAAAGCTTGCCATAATGGCAAGCTTTTGCTGTTTATTGAAAGATATACCATTAATCGTAGTAATTAACTGAAAGTTCTAGCTTGTTAAAACAGCCGCGTTTTCTTAAACGCTACTTGCCAGTGTGTAATAGAACCCACCAGGATTAAACGATGACACATAGACTTAATGAGTTTGCTATATAGAGCTATGTTATGTCTGCTGAGCTATTTGGTCTTACCAAAGGCGTCTTGCTTTAATAACAATTTACATTGTAAATCATCTCTCTTTATCTTCACTACAGGGCAAATATTGTTATTTGTCATGAATCTCCAATATAGATGTAATTCTTCTGTAACATACTAATCCTAATATTGGTATATACCATTTGGAGAGTGTTATGAATACCAACCAAAACTATTTAGAAATCAATAATGTAGTGAAGCAATTCGGCCAATTCACGGCTTTGAACGATATTTCACTCGCAATCAATAAAGGCGAGTTTGTCTGCTTTTTAGGCCCATCAGGCTGTGGTAAAACGACGCTACTACGAGCTATCGCAGGACTCGATCTTCCTACCTATGGGCAAATTGAACAGGCTGGTAAGGATATTACTTTTTTGCCGCCTGAAAAACGTGACTTTGGCATCGTGTTTCAATCTTATGCTCTGTTCCCGAATTTAACCGTGGAAGACAATATTGCTATTGGCCTGAGAAATCAGGGAGCGAGTAAAAATGAAGCAAAAGAAACCGTGGCAAAATGGCTTGATACTATTGCGCTACCTACTTCAGCGAAAAAATTTCCAAGCCAGCTTTCAGGTGGACAGCAACAGCGTGTTGCCCTAGCTCGTGCATTAGCACTGTCACCAGGAATGTTGTTACTTGATGAGCCTTTATCTGCTTTGGATGCCAAAGTACGTACTCACCTTCGTGAAGAAATTTGTCAGTTACAACGTAAACTAGGCATTACAACAATCATGGTGACACACGATCAAGAAGAAGCGCTATCTATGGCAGACAGAATCGTAGTGATGAACCATGGTGTGATTGAGCAAGTGGGTACGCCACAGGATATTTATGAACATCCAAATACACGCTTTGTGGCGCAGTTTGTAGGCAGCATGAACTTCTTAACCGCACGTAAAATTAATGAGACACAAGTGATTATTCACGATCACATCATTGATGTTGAGTGCGCTGAATTTATGAAAAAAGAGTTAAGCGATGAATTTGAGCTTGCTCTACGTCCTGAAAGTCTATTTTTCACCGAGTCTGAGCAAAACTCATTAACGGTTAAAATTGAAATTATCGAGTTTCAAGGTGCTTACGTTCGTGTGGATTGTCGTTTATATGGACACCCAGAGTTAGCCTTAATTGCTGTGGATGTACCGGTGCGTGAGGCGCGTAAGCTAAATCTGAAATTGGATGAGATTCGTCGTATAGAGCTAGTGACGAAACATATGCACGCTTATCCTCTTGCAAGCCGTACTGTTGATCAAGAGGCCGCATAGCATGAGACCTGAAGTAGTAAGCGATAACCCAACCCTATCAGAGTCGTCCATCCCAACCGCTAATATTTGGACTTTTTGGACCAAGAAACTCAGTCGCGACAACATTATGTTGATGGTGATACTGGTTATCTTGTCCCTGTTTATGATGGTTTTTGTCGTGATGCCGTTATGGGCGATGCTGACAAAAAGTATGCATAATTCGAATGATGAATTTGTCGGCCTGGCTAATTTTATCACCTACTTTTCGTCACCAAGTTTGTGGTATTCATTAACCAATACCTTAACGGTTGGGCTGTTGGTTACTGTTATCGTTGGTACTTTAGCCTTTGGCTATGCCTTTGCGATCACACGAACTTGTATGCCATTTAAAACTTTGTTCCAGGTATTGGGTATGGCACCAATCCTTGCACCATCATTATTGCCTGCTATCAGCTTGATTTTTCTGTTTGGTAATCAAGGAGTTATAAAGGGGTGGTTAGGTGGAGCATCGGTTTATGGATTGATTGGTATCACCATGGGACTGGTATTTTGGACTTTCCCACACGCCTTGATGATTTTAACCACTTCGTTGCGAACTTCTGATGCACGTTTATATGAAGCGGCACGAGCATTAAAAACATCACCATTGAAAACCTTTTTCATTGTGACATTGCCTGCTGCCAAATATGGCGTAATTAGTACTCTTATTGTGGTGTTCACATTAGTGGTATGTGACTTTGGTGTGCCGAAAGTGATTGGGGGTAGTTACAATGTGTTAGCAACCGATATCTTTAAGCAGGTTGTTGGCCAGCAAAACTTTGCCATGGGCGCGGTAACCAGTATTATTTTATTACTCCCAGCCGGGCTTGCCTTTGCTGTGGATCGTTGGGTACAAAAGAAACAAAAGAATTTGTTTGATACCCGTTCGGTGGCCTACGAGCCAAAGCCGAGCCCACTACGTGACGGCTTGTGTCTGGCTTATTGTGTCACGATCAGTATTGCAGTACTTGCGGTTTTAGGTATGGCTGTATATGGATCTTTGGTGACGTTTTGGCCTTGGAATAAAGCACTCACTTTAAGCAACTATAATTTCAGTGAGTTGAGCACTTACGGTTGGAGCCCATACTTTAACTCATTAACTCTAGCGGGTTGGACGGCTGCTATTGGTACTGTGATTATATTTATTGGTGCTTATTGCATTGAAAAGGGACGCGCATTTGCCCCGTTGCGTCAAGCGCTACAAATGTTCAGTGTTGTACCAATGGCAGTACCTGGCATGGTGTTAGGCTTAGGTTATATTTTCTACTTTAATGATTCGAATAACCCTCTTAACGTTCTTTACGGCACGATGGCATTTTTAGTGGTAAATACTGTGGTGCACTATTACACCGTAGGTCATATGACGGCCATCACCGCATTGAAACAGATCCCATCTGAAATGGAGTCAACAGCAGCATCAGTTAAGTTGCCTCAATATAAGCTGTTTTTTAAAGTGACGTTGCCCGTATGTTTACCTGCGGTGCTTGATATTGCCACCTACTTATTTATCAATGCTTTAACCACAACCTCTGCAGTAGTATTCTTATACTCCACCGATACCATTCCAGCTTCTGTTTCGGTGTTGAATATGGATGATACCGGACAAACGGGTGCTGCAGCTGCGATGGCGGTTATGATCATGATTTCTGCCGCAGTGGCTAAACTAGTACATATTAGTTTAGATAAGGTACTGGGCAAGCGAACACAAGCCTGGCGAAAACGCTAGAAGGAACATTGAGTGCAATACGTAAAAATTAAAGACGTTATCGTAGAACAAATAGAATCAGGGCAACTCAGTCCACGGCAAAAACTGCCTTCCGAGCGTAAACTCGCTGAGCTATTTGATACAACACGAGTGACTTTACGAGAGGCACTATCCTTACTGGAAGCGGAAGGTCGAATTTATCGAGAAGACAGAAGAGGTTGGTTTATTTCTCCTCCTCCGTTGCAATATGACCCGACGTTAGCACTCAATTTTATCAATATGGCCAAACAACAAAATAGGCAACCACTGACTGAACTGGTCAGAGCGAAAAGTACCTTGGCTGATAAAACAGTATCTGAACTGCTTGATTTACCAGCATTTTCAGATGTATTCCAAGTTGAGAGAGTGCGCTACTTAGAGCAGCGTCCTGTGGTGTATGTGAAAAACTATGTGCGACCAGAGGTGATACCCACCTTACTGGATTACGACTTATCTTTGTCTTTGACTGATTTATATCGTGAGCACTATGGTATTCACTATTCTGAAGTTCGTTACCGAGTGAGCACCACCTCTTTGTTTGGTGAAGTGGCACAAAAATTAAGAGCCACTGCGGGAAGCCCAGCCATGTTAGTACAGCGTCTTAACTATGATCAAAATGGAGGCTTAGTGGACTGCGATCTTGAATATTGGCGACATGATGCCATGTGCATTGAGTCTTCAGCCAAACTGGTGAATGAACATTAATAGAATTTATCCATAAAACAATCAACACACTTTATAAACCGTAGGCTTCCGCACGGAGGCCTTTTTTGCGCCTAAATAATGGCGATTAGATTAAAAAACAAACAAATATAGGTAGAAAATGTCTGGGAAAACACATCCATGTTACTGGATAACAGAGGCGAAACAACAACCAAACTGGCAGGAATCAGAGAGTCTACAGCAAGACATTGATGCGGATATCTGTATTGTCGGTGGTGGATATACGGGGCTTTGGACTGCGATTATCACTAAGCAACAATCACCAGAAACCAAGGTTGTACTACTGGAAAAAAGTTTTTGTGGTGCGGGTGCGTCCGGTGTGAACGGTGGCTGTATGCTAACTTGGGCCACTAAGTACTCATCTATGACCAAAATGTTTGGCGTAAACCAAGCAAATTTCTTGGTTTCAGAATCAGAGCAGGTAATTTTTGAAATAGAAGACTTTTGCAAGCAGCATAATATTGATGCAGGGCTAAGAAGACACGGTACCTATTATACGGCGACTAACCCTGCTCAGTGCGGCGTCTTAGACCCAACCATTGATAAGCTAAAACAAGCGAACCTGAACAGTTGGCAGGAAGTTTCTACTCAGACGTTAAATGACAACACTGGGTCAAAAATTAATATTGAAGGGCACTTTTCAGAAGCGGCTGGCAGTGTGCAACCTGCGAAGTTAGCTAGAGGGATGCGTGATGTTGCTCTGTCTCTTGGTGTGGAAATTTATGAAAACACGGCCATGACCCGTTTAGAGTACGGTGAACCTGCTGTCGTTCATACGCCAAATGGCAGTGTGAAAGCTGGCAAAGTAGTATTGGCTCTAAATGCTTGGATGGTTGAGCAATTTAAACAGTTCAAAAACAGTATTGTTGTTGTCTCTTCTGACATGGTGATCACCAAACCTGTTGCCAATAAACTGCAGGAAACCGGTTTGTCAGATGGTGTGACGGTAGTGGACTCTCGTATTTTTGTGCATTACTACCGTGATACGGTAGATGGACGTTTAATGCTTGGTAAAGGGGGCAACCGTTTCTCATTTAACAATGATGTTGAATCTATGTTTAACGAGAAAACGCGATATTATGAACTGTTAGATAGTGCGTTTAACCGTTTATTCCCTAAAGTGGGCAGTGAGCAAATTGAGTTTAACTGGACGGGTGGCTCGGATCGCTCTACTACAGGTTTCCCTTTCTTTGGCAACATTAAGAAGCAAGCCAACGTATTTTATGGCCTAGGTTATTCAGGTAATGGTGTTGCACAAACACGTATTGGCGGTAAGATTTTAGCTGCCATGGCATTAGGTATTGATAATGAATACTCGAGCTGTGCACTCACTGGCGGTCCGCGAGGATACTTCCCGCCAGAACCTTTCCGTTGGGTCGGTGCCATGATGGTACGTGATGCGGTACGCCGTAAAGAATCGGCAGAAGATCAGCGACGTAAGCCATTAATTATCGATAAGTTGTTAGCAAAATTGGCCGGTCCTGCAGGTAAGGCGGATAAGTAATAACAAGCATCAGTTTGTGCGTGTTTTCAACGTTAGCAGAACGGAGTCTACACATTTTTTCACGAAAGGGCCGATATGAGTATCGGCCCTTTTTTTAGGTGCGCCGAGCATGGCACTGTTCTAGGAGGTGAGAGCCTTCTATGGGCTCAGCGGACCGAGAACCGTTACATATCAAGAGTGTTCACCGTGAGGTGACATTTGCTTGTAGGTCACTATTTTGTTGTTTACCCCCCTCTCAATACTCTCTTTTAAAAATAAATTAGAAAAGTTGCGTCTTTTTCTCACTTCTTGCGTCTTAACTGAGTAATTAACATTTTTATCGAATAAGACAATTGAAAAACGACGCCAGCTGCTTTGATAAAAAGACTTCTGTTAATGAGTCGCAAATGGCACTACTGTCTTTAATATCAGAATAAGAACCCGCTTAATAATTATGAATATTCTTTGGAAATTAAAACGTTACCTAAAAATGTTTGGTCGCCATTATCTGATTGCCTTTATGGCGTTGCAGGTGGTTGCCTTGATTAACTTGGTACCGTCATGGCTAATTGGTCGCATTGTTGATGAGATAAGCCAAGGCACATTAGACTCTCAAACCATGATTATTCATGTTGTGGGAATTGTTGTCTCGGGCGCGGCAATGTACGGCCTGCGTTTTGTTTGGCAAAGTCAGCTATATGGCGCATCGATTGCGATTACTCGCGTGATTCGCAGCGAGCTCTTTCAAAAATTCTCACAGTTGTCTCCGGCCTTCTATGCGCGCCGTAGTACTGGCGATCTGATGGCGCATGCCACTAATGACCTTAACGCAGTAGAAGAAACCATGGGCATGGGCATTATGACTCTGGTTGACTCGTTAATTGCGGGTATGACGGTTATTTTAGGGATGATCTTTGTCGTCAGTGGCCAGCTTACCGCCGTTGCGCTACTTCCTTTTCCTTTACTTGTGCTGATCACTCGTCGTTATGGGGTGAAGCTGCATAAAACGTTTGGTAAAGCGCAAGCTGCGTTTTCTGATTTGACCGAAGAAACCCGTGAAACCGTATCGGGTATTCGAGCCGTTCGCTCACACGGTATGTCAGATCGCCAGCAACAGCGATTTGGCAAAGCATTAAATGATACGGTAGATGCCAACCTTGCCGTTGCCAAAGTCGATGCGGCGTTTGGGCCAACCATACAATTGGTGTACGGACTGTCGTTTGCGGTTTCTCTTGGTTACGGCGCATGGTTAATTGAACAAGGCAGCCTGACGGTAGGGCTATTCACCACGTTCACACTTTACCTTGCGCAGTTGCTTGGGCCATTTATGCAGTTTGGTTGGCAGTTCAATGTACTGCAACGTGGCACGACATCGTGGCGTCGCCTTGAGCAACTATTCTCTGAAAGTATTGATGTGATTGAAGGTGACAAAACATTGGCAAAAGATGCGGATGCGAGTATGTCATTTAATATCCATGAATTTACCTATCAGGATGCCAAGCATAGGGCCCTTGAAAATATCAGTTTTGAACTGCCATCGGGTGGTTTGGTTGGGATTACTGGGCCAACAGGTAGCGGTAAAAGTACGCTACTGCATCTAGCTTTACGCCAATTTAAACTTGAGAAGCCATCCACTATTCATATTGCAGGCATGCCAACGGACAGCCTAACGTTTGATTCCTTACGCGATAAACTAGCGTGGGTTCCGCAAAAACCACACTTGTTTTCGGGCACCATTGCCGAAAATATCGCGTTAGCAAAACCCAATGCATCATTAAATGACATTGAGCATGTTGCTGAAATGGCTGGTATTCGAGCTGAAATTGAGGTAATGCCAGATGGATTTAACACCCAATTACGCGAAGGCGGTACTAACTTATCTGGCGGTCAAAAACAGCGTTTGACCCTGGCCAGAGCATTGCTATCCGATGCCGATATATTGCTATTGGATGACCCATTTAGTGCGTTAGACATGAAAACAGAGGTGCAAGTTCGTCGAAACTTAAAGGCTCACTATTCGCATAAAACGATGTTGCTTGTCACACAGCGACTCACCAATCTAATTGAAGCTGACCACATTTTAGTATTAAACGATGGCTTAGTAGAAGAGCGCGGCTCTCACCATCAATTGGTGGCCAATAAAGGTTGGTATTCCATGGTGTATCAGCGCCAAAGTCAGCTTGGCATTAACAGTCAATTACCCGCTAATGAGACGAATAAAGAGGAGGTAAACCATGACTGAATTACACTCAACCGCTAAATCACAAGCGTTAAAAAGTAACGGGCTTTACCGCCGCTTACTGAACTTTTCATTACCGCACAAAGCGCGTTTTGCTTTTGCTTTCTTAATGCTGGCGCTTGCTGTCAGTGCTGAGATGGCGATCCCGTGGCTGGCAAAAATTGTGATCGATGAAGTCACTGTCGCTCAGCAGTTTGAGTGGTCACAGCTGATCACTTTAATTGGGTTAGTGATGCTGTTTTATGTACTTGCAGCCGTCTTTGGCTACATACAAGCCGTCACCTTTAAACACGGTGCGTTGCTGGTGGTGAAAGATGTACGTGAGCAACTGTTTCGTCATGTATTGAGCTTTCCTATTGCCACGTTTGACAAGTTATCAACGGGTAAGTTGGTGTCGTACATTACTAACGATACCGAGTCGCTACGCAATATGTATGTGTCGACGATTCCAACCGTCATTCAAGGTGCATTACGCATCATAGCTATTTTTATTGCGATTGCGTTGCTGGATTGGCATTTGATGTTGCTGAGCTTAGTGCTTATTCCCATTTTGCTGGTCACCATGCATCTGTATCGCAAGGTTTCCATTTCTGTGTTTGATGGCATTCGCGTTCAAGTCAGCAATATTAACGGGCAAATAAACGAATCGTTACAAGGCATGGCGTTGATTCAAGCATTTCGTCAGCAAAAGGCGTTTCAAGCAAAGTTTGAGAAAGAGAACCAAAGTTGGTTTAATTTCCGCACGAAGTCGGTGGCGATTGACAGTTTAATGTTACTGCCATTAACCCGTTTAATTTCAACACTGACCGCCGCAGGTATCGTGGCGTGGTTTGCGGGAGCATCAATGTCGACGGTTGTGGAAGTGGGTACTCTCTACGCATTTTTGAACTACATTGAACGCTTTTTTGACCCGTTCAGACAGTTATCAATGGAGCTACACAAACTGCAAGTGGCTACAGCATCATCAAAACGTATTTTTGAATTGCTAGATGATGAGGTAGAAACCTTTCATAACACGATGCCAGATGTGAAGCTCAATCAAAGCCATGATATTGAATTTCGCAATGTCACTATGGGCTATGAAGTGGGTAAACCGGTACTGAAAGAGATTAGCTTTACCGCTAAAGGGGGTGAGTTTACCGCAATTGTGGGGCATACCGGCAGTGGCAAAAGTTCGGTGATCAATTTATTGATGCGTTATTACCAGCAGCAACAAGGTGAAATTTTGGTTGGCGGACAACCACTTAAAGATCTTTCACAATCGCAACTGCATAAGCTGTTTGGTTTGGTCGCGCAAGATCCAACGATCTTTAGTGGCTCGATTGTTGATAACATCAGCTTATCGAATGACGCTAACTCGAGTGAAAGTACCAGTGAACCTGAGACTAACCGAGATAAAGCCATAAAAGCGGCGCAAATAGTAAAAGCGGATCGCTTTATTCATCGTCTGCCTAATGGTTTTGATCATAATTCAAGTAATGGCGGCGCATCACTTTCTGTGGGAGAGAGGCAGTTGTTGGGTCTGGCGCGCGCAATATCTCATGATCCTAAAATATTCTTGCTCGATGAAGCTACCGCGAACATTGACAGTGAATCGGAAGAAACCGTTAAGCAAGCATTAGAGAATATCCAAGATGGGCGAACCGTAATTACGGTCGCACACCGTTTATCGACGATTCGCAATGCCGATCAAATCTTAGTCATGAACAGTGGCAGATTGGTACAAAGCGGTACCCATGAGCAGTTGATTGAACAAGATGGCGATTATCGCGATTTATATATTGCGCAAAAAGCGCAAGAAGAAAACGAACATCAAAATAGCACGCTGGGCTTAACCGCTATGAGCGCAGTCTAAATATAATAAAGAGTTATTCATCATGACAAACGAAACTATTAATAACTGGGTTGCTAATAACCAAGTTGCCAGTCACCAAGCGGCTAATATGGATCAGACACAATTTGTCTCTCAACAAGTGATTGAAGACATTATTGAATGGGAAATCATGCACGGGGTGGCATTTCGTCAGGCGGATAATAGCGCAAGACATGTGCCTTTTAGCATCGCGCCGATGACAATAGAGCGCCCAGTGTATGAACACTTGCTTTCGGTCACCCCTTTGATTGCAAAGCTCATTAGCAATGTGTCAGAAGACCATGACTTTCTGCAAGATTCACTGCGCGACATGGCAAAAGCGGATCCATTTTTTGGCCGATTAATGGAGTTGCACCTGCAAGCTCATGGCGATGCATTGCAACGTAAACAAGCAGCCAGACAGCCATTATTGTTGATGCGTACTGACTTTATGGACGATCGTAAGCATGGTGCAAAAGTCATTGAATTTAATGGCATTGCTGCGGGGATGGGGCCATTTGGTCAGCGGGCAACACAGCTGCATCACTTTGTAAAAGAGCAGTGGAATGAAGTGTATCAACATTGGTTAGAAGATGATTTAGCCATCGCAGCTGATAATTTTGGTATGCAGCAACTGGCTTTAGGCATTGCAACTGCAACCCATAAGGTTAAAGTTCACTTTTCCGATTTGGGCGAGCAAAATGATACGCAAAAACCTACGTTCTTGATGGTGGTTCAAAAAGATGAAGACAACGTTTATGATCAGCATCTTTTGGAAGTGGAATTACAAAAGCAGGGCATTCGCACATTAAGACGCACATTCGAGCAGTTAAGCACTCAGCTATCTAGCGGTGATAATCAACGTCTGATACTTGAAGGTGTTGGGGCAATAGATACAGTGTATTTGCGCGCCGGTTATCAATATACCGATTACTGGGTACCGGAGCTCAATGAAGATATTTGTTGTCATACATTAAGCCAAACTCGACTTTTTATTGAACAGCATTATGTGGCGATGAACGCGACAATCAGCCAGCAACTTGCAACAAGCAAATCAATGCAGATGCTACTGACTATGATGCCAGC from Vibrio rarus includes:
- a CDS encoding glutathione synthetase, yielding MDQTQFVSQQVIEDIIEWEIMHGVAFRQADNSARHVPFSIAPMTIERPVYEHLLSVTPLIAKLISNVSEDHDFLQDSLRDMAKADPFFGRLMELHLQAHGDALQRKQAARQPLLLMRTDFMDDRKHGAKVIEFNGIAAGMGPFGQRATQLHHFVKEQWNEVYQHWLEDDLAIAADNFGMQQLALGIATATHKVKVHFSDLGEQNDTQKPTFLMVVQKDEDNVYDQHLLEVELQKQGIRTLRRTFEQLSTQLSSGDNQRLILEGVGAIDTVYLRAGYQYTDYWVPELNEDICCHTLSQTRLFIEQHYVAMNATISQQLATSKSMQMLLTMMPAQDYTRWGLTLEEAQRVKSVLADMKPVSMQTIEWFNHSADKQEWVLKNQGEGGGHCVFGEDITETIANLKAEEYDAWALMQRLYPHERDTPTIAVRDGKQTLVKDLVSEIGLFTAHYQGEAVTEQNGYAGYLIRSKPASENEGGIHSGKGILDSLVLTDK
- a CDS encoding ABC transporter ATP-binding protein yields the protein MNILWKLKRYLKMFGRHYLIAFMALQVVALINLVPSWLIGRIVDEISQGTLDSQTMIIHVVGIVVSGAAMYGLRFVWQSQLYGASIAITRVIRSELFQKFSQLSPAFYARRSTGDLMAHATNDLNAVEETMGMGIMTLVDSLIAGMTVILGMIFVVSGQLTAVALLPFPLLVLITRRYGVKLHKTFGKAQAAFSDLTEETRETVSGIRAVRSHGMSDRQQQRFGKALNDTVDANLAVAKVDAAFGPTIQLVYGLSFAVSLGYGAWLIEQGSLTVGLFTTFTLYLAQLLGPFMQFGWQFNVLQRGTTSWRRLEQLFSESIDVIEGDKTLAKDADASMSFNIHEFTYQDAKHRALENISFELPSGGLVGITGPTGSGKSTLLHLALRQFKLEKPSTIHIAGMPTDSLTFDSLRDKLAWVPQKPHLFSGTIAENIALAKPNASLNDIEHVAEMAGIRAEIEVMPDGFNTQLREGGTNLSGGQKQRLTLARALLSDADILLLDDPFSALDMKTEVQVRRNLKAHYSHKTMLLVTQRLTNLIEADHILVLNDGLVEERGSHHQLVANKGWYSMVYQRQSQLGINSQLPANETNKEEVNHD
- a CDS encoding ABC transporter ATP-binding protein, giving the protein MTELHSTAKSQALKSNGLYRRLLNFSLPHKARFAFAFLMLALAVSAEMAIPWLAKIVIDEVTVAQQFEWSQLITLIGLVMLFYVLAAVFGYIQAVTFKHGALLVVKDVREQLFRHVLSFPIATFDKLSTGKLVSYITNDTESLRNMYVSTIPTVIQGALRIIAIFIAIALLDWHLMLLSLVLIPILLVTMHLYRKVSISVFDGIRVQVSNINGQINESLQGMALIQAFRQQKAFQAKFEKENQSWFNFRTKSVAIDSLMLLPLTRLISTLTAAGIVAWFAGASMSTVVEVGTLYAFLNYIERFFDPFRQLSMELHKLQVATASSKRIFELLDDEVETFHNTMPDVKLNQSHDIEFRNVTMGYEVGKPVLKEISFTAKGGEFTAIVGHTGSGKSSVINLLMRYYQQQQGEILVGGQPLKDLSQSQLHKLFGLVAQDPTIFSGSIVDNISLSNDANSSESTSEPETNRDKAIKAAQIVKADRFIHRLPNGFDHNSSNGGASLSVGERQLLGLARAISHDPKIFLLDEATANIDSESEETVKQALENIQDGRTVITVAHRLSTIRNADQILVMNSGRLVQSGTHEQLIEQDGDYRDLYIAQKAQEENEHQNSTLGLTAMSAV